The window ttcatgaatgagtttgggtagaaggaaatctaataggcttgctcggccgggttcactcggttgagcgccggtcgcgctcatCGGTTTTGCGGCGTGACAAGACCCCTACCATATATATACCCAAAGTACGTAGCAATTTGTATTCATACCACGTAAGATTCATTAAATAGAAAAACGCTTTTTATCAAAAAAACTACATACCAATGACTCGAATTCGAAACTTCTAATTAAGAGTGAGAGAAATCCTATCCATCGCACCGCAATCCTAGGTGATCTTATACCACCATTTAAGTGTAGGAATGTTAAGTTAAAAACTGTGTAATTCATCGCACCACAATCCTTTGTGATCCTATATCACCATCTCAGTGTAGGAAGGTGAAGTCAAAACTGACCATAAATTGATGGATTGGCCTTAAACTGACAAGTTTATTTGAattggatttggattgtcatTTCTTCAATCCCAAAATCGAAAATCCAAACCGAAATTTTCATATCCAATCCGAATCGCCCGAATACCCAACCCTACCTCCCACAACTCTTGAAGCACATTTATTTTTTGGCATCCACTTCTCTGTAGCTAATAATGAATACCAATCAATCTAGTAGTAAGTAATTAATACTTCATATAATTAATCCAACAACAAATTAAATTCAAATAAATAACCATATGCATGTATAATACAATTTCTCAAGACATGAACGGCTTAATTAGCTCTGATTTCTACACTTGAGAAGCTCTCCCTCTCTAGTTGTTTCTACTTGTAGTAGCAATACAATAATCGTTTAGACAAGATCAGTTTGCAGTTCATTTGTGAATTCATTTACTTTAAGACAAACTATTCAAACAATTAGGGACGGAGCTAGAGTTCTGTTTACGGATTCGGCAGAACCCAGTAATTTTGGACAAAATCATGTATTTATCTTAAGAAATctatttaatatataaaaataatttatttagaaTATAGTAAGCTTCCTTTTCTAGAATCTAAACCCATAAACTCAAATTCTGAATTTGTACATGCAAACAACTCCTATAAATACATACAcggaaaaatgacactgtatagccgctgtaaaaataatagccgaaaaatgtataaaatttgtatatatatatatatatatatatatatatatatatatatatatatatatatatatctgtatGTTATATAgaaaaattatacaagttttatacactttttcggctaccagATATAAATAGTTTATAGCGCGGCTTAAAAGTGATAATATCCCTAAATACACAACATTGACTTTCAAGCACCATGAAACAAAACCTTGCCATAACAAAATTGCAACACTGTGAAAACCAACCAAAACAAAATACAACATGATTTCAAGAAGCCTAATCACACCTGGAAAAATGAGGCAAAACATAAACTTTTTTTTTAATGTCTTTCTTCTCACATGTCTCTAACTTCAAACTCATTGCGATTCTTGACAACAATATCATACATATGCATGGTTTTAAACTTGTTGAAATCTTTTGGTAGAGTAATAAGATGAGTTGTAGATCTCTTATGGTATTGAAGTAATTCTGGATCATCATAGTACCTTTCCCAACCAAGATTATATAGTTTAGTTTCAAGAATTGCATAGGATGTAATAACTTCATTTGTAGGAACATGAACCAACACTTTCCTAGAACCTTGGAAATGATCTCCTGGATTTTCTACTAGTCTGAGTACTCCATTTTTGAATACCCAAACACCAGACATCTTCTTCTTAGTATGTGTGGAGTtaataaatacaaaaaaattTGTAGAAGAAAGGAGAATAATATGGGAATATATCTATAAGTGTGCAGCTTGggaatatatatataagtgtgcAGCTTGggaatatatatataagtgtgcAGGGTTTATATAGATAACTTGGCTACATATAATATAGAATTAACTGATacattacaacaacaataacaacaacaatacaccTAATATATTCCTACATGTTGGGTCTGTGGAGGATTATGTTTACGTGGACCTTACTCCTACACTGTGCATGTAGAGAGGTTGCTCTCAGATAGAGAAGTTGTTTTCAAGAAATTAACTGATATATTGATAGAGTAAAAAACTTTTACATTATCAATATATTTTAGCCGATTATTTGTTGTATTTGTAGATTATCAAATTAGGACAACTATAATAATTATTATCTA is drawn from Nicotiana tomentosiformis chromosome 12, ASM39032v3, whole genome shotgun sequence and contains these coding sequences:
- the LOC104121398 gene encoding flowering-promoting factor 1-like protein 3; its protein translation is MSGVWVFKNGVLRLVENPGDHFQGSRKVLVHVPTNEVITSYAILETKLYNLGWERYYDDPELLQYHKRSTTHLITLPKDFNKFKTMHMYDIVVKNRNEFEVRDM